The window TCGTCACGCCCTATCTCGTGGGCCGTCGCTCGACACTTGCTCCTCCCACTGTCCCGGCCGCACTCCGCCTCCGTACCCGCCTCTCGCTCCACTCTGTCGCCCCGCCCCTGACCCCAATCGTCTCTCCGCCCTATCGCTCCGCCCCCTACCCGCTGTACGCTCCTCcccttcctgtctctccctctgccgCATCGACCCATCGATgacgtcacaacgcggaagtggcTCTGCTCGTTTCAGAGTAAAACCCTTTCGCTGAGCAACTGTTCAATCTAAGagggagaaaatctgttcactggtagtaactggagtgaatccagggagggagcagactctgcaaactcAGGTCTGTGTCTTAATTGCCCGGTTGAGGAGGGACGGAAGGAtaaggtggggctgttttccccagcCCGCGCCAGAATCTTAGGGGTAACATTAtagacttttataaaatcataaggagcatggatagggtaaatacacatggtcttttccttggggtgggggagtccagaactagagggtgattGGTTTAGGGGGAGGGGGCGtggagatttaaaagagaccaaaggaggCAATTTTTTCACAAGGTTTGGtcgggtgtgaatgtgtgtatggaatgacctgccagagaaaGTATGGAGGCTGgtatcatttaaaaggcatctgcacgGGTGTATCAAAACGAACGGTTCAGAGGGCCAGGGAACACGTGCTGGCAAAtgtcactagattaatttaggatatcgggTCAGCACAGAATAGTTTGACTTAAATGCctatgtctgtttctgtgtgtatatctctatgattctggctTTCCAGTAACGTTTGCCACGTCTGTatgttctgtttctctctctggtgTCGGTGTTAATACCTTGAAGTCTCATTATGCTTCCCTTCCCGGGGACATTAACCATTTCTTGAGGttgttcctcaagaagctgcattgcaggctCATCCTGAATTGGCACACTTTATTTTGCTTTccaaatcagacctgctcactctcagcattaTGCCAATGacgtgaaagatattaactttcaggtggagtttCAGAGAGATAAGCCTTGACGTTTTTGCTTTTCTGCACCTGTaaaatcctgaatcagcaccttcaggagaattacttaaagtggagtgagaacagagggggagagagagagaatgggatgacgctttctgttttgtggaataataaaagaaaagaatgttctgcaaAAAGCAGAACTGACAGTGATGACTTAATATTCTCTTTTTACagcatttgaagatctgaagacagaagtttcaaaattaactgtaacgtcaactctcctgctcctcggatgctgcctgatctgctgagcttttccagtgccgTACTTTTTGACAGTGACTCTCCAGAGTCAGCAGTCTTCACTTTGGTGTCAATGTCTGACGGTCACTCAATCCATCAGGACCACAACGATTttttactgtgattctgtgagaaggagcaaagctttttggttcctgtttgagtacaTTTCCagtatcagtgggactggatgagagacctactcttgcagtgcactgagtgtggagagTGTAACAGCTATACCGCCTGTTAAGAGGAAATCACGGTGCGAAGGGGCTCTACACGCATTTGTGTGCGGCTGAAGCTTCGGTCATGGAGAAATCTGAGGAATCCCGCCCTGTggagaaaccatggaagtgtggtgactgcgggaaaggcttctgtgtcccatctgccctggagactcatcggcgcagtcacaccggagagaggcccttcagctgccctgagtgtgggaagggctttacccaggcctctgcCCTGCGGACTCACCAGCGGGTCCATacaggggagaggccgttcccatgtcccgagtgcgggaaggccttcagcaattccttcaACCTCCAGACCCACAAGCGACTCCACACTGGTGAGAGGCCGTTTTCTTGCTCCGAGTGCAAGAAGGCATTCAGAcattcctctgacctgctgacccactggcgggtccacacgggggagaggccctacagctgccccgagtgtgggaaggccttcagcaattcctcccacctgctgactcaccagcgggtccacacaggggagaggccgttcacctgccccaagtgcgggaaggGATTTAGTCAGGTGAGCAACTTGTGGAAGCACCAGCGtctccacactggggagaagcccttcagctgcccagagtgcaggaaggccttcagcaattccaccactctgctgacccaccggcaGATCCATAtgagggagaggccattcccctgcacagagtgcgggaaggccttcagcaattcctccatcctgctgagacaccagaggGTTCACACAGGGGAgtggcccttcagctgccctgagtgcaggaaggggttcagcgattcctccaatctccagacccaccagcggatccacactggggagaagccctTCGGCTGCACAGAGTGTGGAAAGgccttcacccgctcctcccacctgcggaggcaccaaCGAGTTCACGTGCCATCACAGGGTGATTGGAGGAGCAACAACTGAGTGCCATTAgggactggactatcaacccagttccggGGACTCCTGAGTTTGAATCCGGCCATGGCAAGATCACGGAATTGGAATTCTGTCAGAAATCTGCAGTTCAGAATCTGATGATGAAACCGTTTTTAGGGTGGGGGGCCCATCTGATTCACGCATACtctttttttagggaaggaaactgccattgtgggaaaggattcattcagtcacccagctgcatcctttacctggtctatcctacacgtgactccagatccacagctgTGTGGTTAACACTACACTGCCCAGCacctcccctctttcccccccccccccactcagccCCTGGCAGATGAGCAGGGAGAAACTTACTAGGAGACAGGgtatgggttgaaattgctgagtgaggcaatacttcctccaggttacggctgtaccaaggatccaattacaaagggacaactcggTGATGACCAATAGTAAAGAAAGTGAGGTAGGATGGGGGAGTGAGGAGTATGTGtgctttgaccttgagctgtttaaaaagcagcTACTTTTTCTAcacctttttagattagattagattacttacagtgtggaaacaggcccttcggcccaacaagtccacaccgccccgccgaagcgtaacccacccatacccctacatctacatctacatctaccccttacctaacactacgggcaatttagcatggccaattcacctgacctgcacatctttggactgtgggaggaaaccggagcacccggtggaaacccacgcagacacggggagaacgtgcaaactccacacagtcagtcgcctaaggagGATCTGAAGCTttaacaaagttgggtcacaataaagattacctgaacttaccgtgggctcagaatctcattcaaagttttgagctccaagaggatttttgttttgaagctgttcgtttctttcagcctcctgcactaagtttgcAATGTtgtgtatcagatggagcagtgaatgggTAGCTAGTATCATTAGAAGTTGTAAATTTTTCAGGAGTGCAGGTACTGTGTTGTTTCATTGGCATTGTAAAGTTTACTGGGaggtctgggctgtgttcactagaaaccactggggtggataaagttaaaaatcacacaagaccaggttatagtccaacaggttatttggaagcactagctttcagagcgctgctccttccacaggtagctgtggagcaggatcataagacatagatcTTAGCAAAattcagtgtcatgcaactgatatcttttagaatgggttgcaggtttcggttcattaatatgttacTCCAAGAACAACATCTAAGTCATGTTCTTGAGATGACTTatggttttatattttaaaaaaatagtgACATCTCAGCTCCCACAATacattaaagttgtgaggttcgagtctgtcagtatcccaatcttgaattaGACTCGTTCTGTTTTTAACGTAGGAatatataaaatattacatggattgactgcttgTAGATTGTGTGCTTTGTGAGCAAAATTGaaagtatctgcaaatataattctgccaaTAAAAATTCACTCcatagagttgtgtgtgtgtgcatgagtgtgtgtgcgcatgtgagtttgtatgtgagagtgcatgtaagagtgtgtgcatgcttggttaAATGTGATGGAGTATtaatctgtgagtgtgtgagagtgttaggGTGTGCGTATATGAGAGAGGTATGAATAAAAGCAaggggttgcattttgctaaaacGAGGAAGGACAGGGCTTGTATAGTTAAAACAGAGACGTAAGAGGGTTCAGATACATAGTGATGCAACCTGCAAAGAACTGGTAGactggatggttaagaaggcatttagcaccattgccacccagacccactcccttacTTCATATTTCTCATAGCTAATCCCCCCTACCTTGCATATCCTGAACAATAAGggtaatttcgcatggccaatcgaACCTAACCTACACCCTAATCTAAAAACTACCTTCTcaagaatgtaatttaaatgcaCAACATTTCTAAGAAAAATGTCTGTCTGACTCAACACTGGGACCcagacagaattcacacctattgttagaaaagctctgcatttgAATGACTTTCTTGAGAAGGTAATTAAAAACAAGTTCTGGAATTAACATGCCAAAGAGcagaaacccattctaaaagatgaaagatttaatctaaaattgtttaatatatgacatctccatgacactggactcctttggctataaattccatGAACATGATCTCATTCTCCACAACCAACCTGATAAGAGAGCGGTGCTCCAAACGTTAGTGTTTCCGAATAAATCTGTTggtttataacctggtgttgtgagatttttaactttgtccatgggAAACACGTGTTGTGGGACTGGTAACAGTTATTTTATGATCTGTTCCACCTGAAATTTCTCCTCTACGCAGACATGGGTGagcagtctgtttttgtgcttttGTGAGAGATCAGGCGAGCAGCTTTTAAATCCTTATATTCAACAGCACAAGAAAACTGTAGGTCAGCAATCGTATTTCAAGTGTGGTACTTCCAGCTCTGGTAGTCCTGTTGGGTCAcccgagagggagggagagaagatgTCACATCTAAAAAGCAAACCGAAAAGTTTTTGTTGGTTCTACACTCAGATGAGACTGGATACTGATTTTAATGGATCAGAATTGAACACTACAATGGAACACCTTACATTTCAAGAACGTTGAAAGGGCAAATCAAACTGTAACCTTGAAGAGAGATGCTTCCATTTCTAACCTTGGGGGATCCAAATGAGACATTTTTACTGATCACTccatttcagaatgctgctctttcatcaggtggtcatggacaataagatcatgatcacagaatttatagccaaaggagtccacggTCATGGAGATGTCCTTCactaaacaattttagattaaatctttcatatTTCAGAATGGGCTTCTGTTCTTTGGTACATTAATCCCAGAATTTGTTTTAAATTACCTTCAAGAATGTCATTAAATGCAGAGCTTTTCGAACAATAATGTCAGTCTGACTCGATATTGGGACAccgacagacttcacacctattgttagaaaagctctaCATTTAAATGACTTtctgaaatggctgatctttcacattgagaatagttACATTGATACTTTCAGACTttaacaatgtttctgaatatatgTTCACTTTTTGAAAAGAACTGCtgaaatctttctgaaacttgcatcgAAATGTGCGCAGTTAGACAGGCTGTAAaggatgaatggcctaatccGAGTTTTGTGAAATTGATTCTGACTATggagaaatagagtcatagagttgtagagcacagaagcaaacccttcagtccagacaaccaaatatccgaaattaatccagtgacccatttgccaacatttggtccatatccctctgattctTTTCTATTCATGTCTCCAACCAGAcgcatttttttctttttcagcTAATTGAAGCTGGAGAAGCCTTAAATCTTTAAAGGATTTCCTGAAAAAAACTTTTATGCAAGATTTGGCTCAGTGGTGAATTTTCTAAAGCTTTGCTATTGTAGTTGTCAATTTGTTCAAAAACTTTCAGTTGTTGTTGTCCAAGGCAGAGTAAATATTCATTTAAGATATAATTGAGATATATACATTCTTTACAATGTTTGTCCATCATTTAGTACATTGAGCATCATCTTTTTGTGATTCAACAGATATGATTTGAAGTGAATTCTGCAAGATACTTTTGTAATTTATCGAACTTTGCTTTATGTTAAAGATTTCctttgtgacattttaattaaaATATCTCAACATATAATAATGAAACAgctaatttattctgaaattatttcaatTAGTTGGTCGATTGCCAAATAATAGCTGCTTTACTGTTGTAAATATTGATACCCAGGAAAGctattttgtttaatatatttcctTTGTAAAGATTTTATAAAATGATTGTATTTTCATATGAAATAAAATTTGCAGTGTTTTATTAAATGGTTGAAGGTAACTTTGCACTTAATTGTTCCATTTGGGATTAAACATAGATTATTTATGAAAATCATATTCACAATTTATGGTGAGTGTATTAACAAACAAATGTTGCCATTTGCCATTGAATTGCCTCAAACACAATTTGAAATTCTTGAATGAGTTGAATAACTCACTGTGAATATTTATTGTGCATTTCTGAAATTCTCTGCACTGCCATTGTGCTTGGTTAAACAAGATATGTATCCCTCCTCATAACTTTGTATTTCTTTGATATTTCATTTGCTATTGCACAAATAACTTCATCAAATGCCAAAACATTTTTTAGGCTGTGAATTTTCAGTCTGGTAATGTTATTCAGTTGTGAACAATCTGAAGATTAATTTAAATACATATAAAAAAATTAAAGAGATTGTGATAATAGAAAGTCAACATGTAGAATTGCCAATGAAACGTAAACCAAAGTTACTCTTAATTTGGTACAGACTAAATCGCGATCAAAATAAGTAGAAATAACGGCATTGTGCACAAACTGTTTGTCGTGAGTTCAGAATTTTTCTGATCATTTAATTCTGACACATGCAGTGATGGCAGCACCATGAtctgttttatttgttcatggaacgtgagcatcactggcaaaaCCAGTATTTTTCATCGTCCCCTCTTTCCCTTGACTGATAAGCACACAGATATGAATATTGGGTGAGGACACAATGAGGTTGAGTTGCAAGTCCTACTCTGGCATAACAAATTGTGCTGGCTTACACTGCACCCTGACAAGACAGATTTTGGGAGGAGAACAAAAATTGGAATTCCTATTTAAATATTGATGCTCCCATTTATATCTCTCAAAAGGATTTTGTTTGCTCCATAAATTTGTAATGGCTCTTCTGTTGAATTATTTCCCTGCATCCGCATATATCTGGAATCATTTTCTTTTCAAGAATTTTGTATTAACGTTTGCCACTTACTGGTGCCATCACCCCTTCAAGATCAGTCCAACTCGTAATAACTTGCTTACTTTCTTAAAAATTAAATCTTCCCCTGCGCCCCAGCCCAAATCCCTTTTCTTATAAAGTGGCTGCACTGTGTGGTCATGCTTTCTAAGTATTACCATGTACTTTTAATTATGAGATTTCAATGtgtctttttaaatataaaaatgcCCCTTCAAATGTAATTATGCCCTTTAAATGTGTTGTGTTCCTCTAAACGCAATCTTGCCTCTCGATAATGTATATTTACCCCTTGAGGTATGACTGTCTCTTAAAGGGTCATTTCTATTGATAAATAGGGCAGCGTCTCTTCGAAATGTAGATTCATTTAGATATGACTGCGTCATTTTGCATATTAAGATATCCCTTTGAATGTGCCTACATCCCTTTGAAATGTAATCTTGTCCATTTCAATCTATTTGCTGAAATAGCCCGTTAAATGTCCATGTCCCTTTTAAAATGCAGATTTCCCGCTTCAGGGAGCAGCAGTTGCAGCGCGAGGTCGCTGTTGCTTGGTGACGGTGAGGATCCCCGGCCCCGCCCACCCCCTGAGCTGACGTCACGCGGGGgtgaaggcggttgggaggagaagtcgctcgagcggggaaggggcggccgttaggaaaatgGCGCCGTGCGGCCCGGGGCAGACACCCGTCACTGGGCACCGCCGCCTTCCTGGTGCAGCTGCTGTGTCACGGCCACACCGCCCGGCTGTACAGCAGGTAGGAGCCGGTGACCATTCTGGAGGCGGATGTTCCTCAGTCATTGAAGGGGTAGGACCCTGTTGAGAATGGTCAGTGAAGTGTGTGGTGTACTAAGCCTTATTAACATGGATATAGTTTGTAATTTATCAAAGTATACATTTTATTATTTAGAatggtagagatgtacagcacggaaacagacccttcgggccaacccgtccatgccaaccagatatcctaaattaatccagtcccacttgccagcacttggctcatctgcctctaaacccttcctatacgtAGACCCATCCAGAGACCTTTTAAGGGCTTTaactgtagcagcctccaccacttcctcaggcagctcatcccattcacgaaccaccctctgctggaaacgttgcccctgaggtaccttttatatctttctgctctcaccctgAACCGAGGCTCTCTAGTGCAGACCTTCACCCCCtacactagggaaaagacataagAAAGTTCTACCTTTTTTTTTCTCctattggcatttggacacttCAAAATCTGTCAATAATACCAGCATCACCACTGAGCATATTGCTCGGTGTCAACAAGCATTGCGCATGTTCCTTGCTTTGGGTGTCACCCttgttcaggactgggggtgggtgttgggAGAGCTGCAGAACAAGGGTGGGCTGGGAGCAGGGTGGTGAATtggggataggtggagacaggcagagggtacaaACTGGTTGGTCACTGGGAGGAAGGAATCTGATTGGTGGcagggggggtggggatgagcCTGGGAAGGGATTTGGGGTGTGGggaaggaggttatttgaaattggagaactcagtgttgagttctCCAGGcagtaggctgcccaggtggaagatgtggTGGTGTTCCTCGAATTTGTCgtttggtttgttgtggcaatggaggcggcctaagatggtcatgtcagaaatggAGTGGGAAGGGTAATTGGGTTGTGATTGGGAGGTCAGGTCGGCCTCTGCAGACCCAGCTGTGACGCTCGGCGAACCGGTCCCCGCGTTTACCCTCTGTCTCCCGAAGACcacaattggcaaacacatggcaaattcAGTAATCCAATGTGAAGTTAGAGCCTTTGCGGAGTTAAAAAATGCAGAAAAGtgcattatttaaatggtgacatattgggatttggagaaagtgaggacagcagatgctggagatcagagtcgaaaagtgtggtgctggaaatgcgcagTCAACATTCtacgagcaggagagttgacgtttcgggcacgggcccttcatcaggactgacgtgtggatgtacaaaggggcCTCAGCGTCCTTCTACAACAGTCAATGCCAGTTACCAGGTGCAGCGAGCAATGCAAGCGGTATATTAGCAagtggaattgagttcagaagtggggatgcctgTCTACAGTGAGGGaattattgaatatattcaagatggagttcatctgatttttgaactACAAAGAGGAGGATGTTTATGGGGGAAGGTGAGAAAATGGCTTTGaagaccagtacagaacagttacagagtcatacagcatagaaacagacccttcagtccaactaatccatgctgactatgttctcaaactgaactagtcacacttgcctgtgtttggcccatatccctccaaagctacttggatgctgcctgaactgctgtgctgttccagcaccactaatccagaatctggtttccagcatctgcagtcattgtttttacctcgtttttttccctctgaacctttcctattcatgtacttatcc of the Chiloscyllium punctatum isolate Juve2018m chromosome 36, sChiPun1.3, whole genome shotgun sequence genome contains:
- the LOC140460973 gene encoding uncharacterized protein, with protein sequence MEKSEESRPVEKPWKCGDCGKGFCVPSALETHRRSHTGERPFSCPECGKGFTQASALRTHQRVHTGERPFPCPECGKAFSNSFNLQTHKRLHTGERPFSCSECKKAFRHSSDLLTHWRVHTGERPYSCPECGKAFSNSSHLLTHQRVHTGERPFTCPKCGKGFSQVSNLWKHQRLHTGEKPFSCPECRKAFSNSTTLLTHRQIHMRERPFPCTECGKAFSNSSILLRHQRVHTGEWPFSCPECRKGFSDSSNLQTHQRIHTGEKPFGCTECGKAFTRSSHLRRHQRVHVPSQGDWRSNN